In a genomic window of Halostella litorea:
- a CDS encoding Lrp/AsnC family transcriptional regulator — translation MDDLDQQILNILRRDARTAYTEIADRVGTSEGTVRNRVERMTEEGIIERFTVTTRTGNVKAMIEVSVAVDVDTTAVSDRMAEWEEVDFVWQVSGEEDVVLVVDASDTQGVNELITQARELEDVQSTKTRLILDEKLG, via the coding sequence CGACCTCGACCAGCAGATCCTGAACATCCTCCGACGGGACGCGCGAACGGCGTACACCGAGATCGCCGACCGGGTCGGAACCTCGGAGGGGACCGTGCGGAACCGCGTCGAACGAATGACCGAGGAGGGGATAATCGAGCGGTTCACCGTCACGACCCGGACGGGCAACGTGAAGGCGATGATAGAGGTGAGCGTCGCGGTCGACGTCGACACCACCGCCGTCTCCGACCGGATGGCCGAGTGGGAGGAGGTCGACTTCGTCTGGCAGGTCAGCGGCGAGGAGGACGTGGTGCTCGTCGTCGACGCCTCGGACACGCAGGGCGTGAACGAACTGATCACGCAGGCCCGCGAACTGGAGGACGTCCAGAGCACGAAGACGCGGCTGATCCTCGACGAGAAACTGGGTTAG
- a CDS encoding CehA/McbA family metallohydrolase, translating to MFAIDLHAHTRFFHGRPRLGEAYDPAGFRLLVWAARRRGLHGLATTNHDYYRTFETPDDFVVVPGIEVTTTRGHVLVVGPDPPRNTAPGTLTPEETVALAHERDCAAVIAHPYRNSTVRDVDAPFDAIEINGKHPRTRPWVEHLARGHDLPMTGGSDAHYPFEVGRAFTTVDADELTPESVVAAIRDGRVEAHVSSGFPNGLLRPAYRRIHEWKGYLDRPDWATPGVGTPPGEGER from the coding sequence GTGTTCGCCATCGACCTCCACGCCCACACCCGCTTTTTCCACGGCCGGCCGCGCCTCGGCGAGGCGTACGACCCGGCGGGGTTCCGGCTGCTCGTCTGGGCGGCGAGGCGGCGCGGCCTGCACGGCCTCGCCACGACGAACCACGACTACTACCGCACGTTCGAGACGCCCGACGACTTCGTGGTGGTGCCCGGCATTGAGGTGACGACGACGCGGGGCCACGTGCTCGTCGTCGGCCCCGACCCGCCCCGGAACACCGCTCCGGGGACGCTGACGCCGGAGGAGACGGTCGCGCTGGCCCACGAGCGCGACTGCGCCGCGGTCATCGCACACCCCTACCGCAACAGCACGGTCCGGGACGTCGACGCGCCGTTCGACGCCATCGAGATAAACGGCAAGCACCCCCGCACCCGGCCGTGGGTCGAACACCTCGCGCGGGGCCACGACCTGCCGATGACCGGCGGGAGCGACGCCCACTACCCCTTCGAGGTCGGGCGGGCGTTCACCACCGTCGACGCCGACGAACTCACCCCGGAGAGCGTGGTCGCGGCGATCCGCGACGGCCGCGTCGAGGCGCACGTGAGCAGCGGCTTCCCAAACGGGCTGCTCCGGCCTGCCTACCGGCGGATCCACGAGTGGAAGGGGTATCTGGACCGGCCGGACTGGGCGACCCCCGGCGTCGGCACGCCGCCCGGCGAGGGCGAGCGCTAA
- a CDS encoding diacylglycerol/lipid kinase family protein: MSNTTTGDDERRVLVLNPESGSGDHAPEVHGRANDHGFEVRETAAAGDAVEFAREAAVSGADLVAAAGGDGTLNEVVRGIDRAEALDDVTFGVVPSGTGNNFAGNVGIRGIRHAFEVIESGERRTIDLGYANGQAFLNSCVGGLTADASANTSSELKERLGIVAYVVNTLRTAAAFEGMPLHVETSDEIAETWRGDALIVLIGNCRRAPEGDARTQANVEDGLLEVTIVEEAPTGDLARDALVHRLFGADSTGTVKLRTPSLSVTTRGDEINYSLDGEMIAATDLRVDTARRALRLPVGEAYEPDPD, encoded by the coding sequence GTGAGCAACACGACGACCGGGGACGACGAGCGTCGCGTCCTCGTCCTGAACCCGGAGAGCGGCAGCGGGGACCACGCGCCGGAGGTCCACGGCCGGGCGAACGACCACGGGTTCGAGGTGCGCGAGACGGCCGCGGCCGGCGACGCCGTCGAGTTCGCCCGGGAGGCGGCCGTGTCGGGCGCGGACCTGGTCGCCGCGGCGGGCGGCGACGGGACGCTGAACGAGGTCGTTCGGGGGATCGACCGGGCCGAAGCGCTCGACGACGTGACGTTTGGCGTCGTCCCGTCCGGGACGGGCAACAACTTCGCGGGCAACGTCGGGATCCGCGGGATCCGCCACGCCTTCGAGGTGATCGAGTCCGGCGAGCGGCGGACGATAGACCTCGGCTACGCGAACGGCCAGGCGTTTCTCAACTCCTGTGTCGGCGGGCTGACGGCGGACGCGAGCGCCAACACCAGTTCCGAGCTGAAAGAGCGCCTCGGGATCGTCGCCTACGTCGTCAACACGCTGCGGACCGCCGCGGCGTTCGAGGGCATGCCGCTGCACGTCGAGACGAGCGACGAAATCGCCGAGACGTGGCGGGGCGACGCGCTGATCGTGTTGATCGGCAACTGCCGCCGCGCCCCGGAGGGCGACGCCCGGACGCAGGCCAACGTCGAGGACGGCCTGCTGGAGGTGACGATCGTCGAGGAGGCGCCGACCGGCGACCTCGCCCGGGACGCCCTCGTCCATCGCCTCTTCGGGGCCGATTCGACGGGGACGGTCAAGCTTCGCACCCCATCGCTTTCCGTCACCACCCGCGGCGACGAGATCAACTACAGCCTCGACGGCGAGATGATCGCGGCGACCGACCTCCGGGTCGACACGGCGCGCCGGGCGCTCCGACTCCCCGTGGGCGAGGCCTACGAACCCGACCCGGACTGA
- a CDS encoding DUF7282 domain-containing protein, whose protein sequence is MRVTTGAFSTVFVAVLMVLSGGVAAVAASDVTTQEATTDVSIDDQTTTGNSATAQLTAPEGGYVVLHEGSLDGPVIGVSEYAESDEPRSVDVRLREPVDGSTDVVAVVHEDSNDNQEFDSAEDRRYRTDDGEFVTDNATLTAQGDGGPNENAAGTGQDAATDNDTATDNDTTFGDGDDVMGNATDDNVTAGDLSVGETGNATVVFMMVQNLTVENVENLTVENVVVVTDADNLTNRTGGMDDGPEDNGTDDENVSDDEGDAAPTANVTFENQTSNGTSVTVESVNTSEGGFVAIHDASLLDGNVVGSVVGVSEYVEPGEQENLTVDLFDVPGADFGQDELSGNQTLIAMPHLDTNGNETYDFVATNASEDGPYVNETGSPVVDDASVTVEAEADDGNETEADDGNETEAEPNATVSFENQTSNGTSVTVDSVNTSEGGFVAIHDASLLDGNVIGSVIGVSEYVEPGEEENLTVELFDVPGADFGQDELSENGTLIAMPHLDTNDNETYDFVATNGTADGPYVNDTGSPVVDDASVTVESEGMVDGNETEAEPNATVNFENQSTDGATVTVESVNTSDGGFVAIHDASLLDGNVIGSVVGVSEYVEPGEEETDLEIDLFEVPGANFTEDELDENGTLIAMPHLDTNGNETYDFVATNASEDGPYVNDTGSPVVDDAFVTIEAADEPGDDDAAPDDDGVVDGNATDDNATDENVTDDEPVTGDDNLTDDDNVTDGENVTDDGDVVDGDNVTDDGGVTDDNVTDDGNGTDDGNGTDGPAVTLIDVAFDRVAAGLFA, encoded by the coding sequence ATGAGAGTAACAACAGGTGCATTCAGCACGGTGTTCGTCGCGGTTCTGATGGTGCTGTCCGGCGGGGTAGCCGCCGTGGCAGCGTCGGACGTGACGACACAGGAAGCGACGACGGACGTATCGATCGACGACCAGACGACTACGGGTAACTCCGCCACCGCCCAGCTCACCGCCCCCGAGGGCGGGTACGTGGTCCTCCACGAGGGATCGCTCGACGGGCCGGTGATCGGCGTCTCCGAGTACGCCGAGTCCGACGAACCCCGGAGCGTCGACGTACGGCTCCGGGAGCCCGTCGACGGCTCCACCGACGTCGTCGCGGTCGTCCACGAGGACTCCAACGACAACCAGGAGTTCGACTCCGCCGAGGACCGTCGGTACCGGACCGACGACGGCGAGTTCGTCACCGACAACGCGACGCTGACCGCGCAGGGTGACGGGGGGCCGAACGAGAACGCCGCCGGGACCGGACAGGACGCGGCGACGGACAACGACACGGCGACGGACAACGACACGACGTTCGGCGACGGTGACGACGTGATGGGGAACGCGACCGACGACAACGTCACGGCCGGCGACCTGTCCGTCGGCGAGACGGGGAACGCCACCGTCGTGTTCATGATGGTCCAGAACCTGACGGTGGAGAACGTCGAGAACCTCACCGTCGAGAACGTCGTCGTCGTGACCGACGCGGACAACCTGACCAACCGGACCGGCGGGATGGACGACGGGCCCGAGGACAACGGGACCGACGACGAGAACGTCTCCGACGACGAGGGCGACGCCGCCCCCACGGCCAACGTCACCTTCGAGAACCAGACGAGCAACGGCACGTCGGTGACCGTCGAATCGGTCAACACCAGCGAGGGCGGCTTCGTCGCGATTCACGACGCCTCGTTGCTCGACGGCAACGTAGTCGGTAGCGTGGTCGGCGTCTCGGAGTACGTCGAACCCGGCGAGCAGGAGAACCTGACGGTCGACCTGTTCGACGTCCCGGGCGCTGACTTCGGTCAGGACGAACTGAGCGGGAACCAGACGTTGATCGCGATGCCGCATCTGGACACGAACGGCAACGAGACGTACGACTTCGTCGCCACGAACGCGTCGGAAGACGGCCCGTACGTGAACGAAACGGGCAGTCCGGTTGTCGACGATGCCTCCGTGACCGTCGAAGCTGAGGCGGACGACGGGAACGAGACCGAGGCGGACGACGGGAATGAGACCGAGGCGGAGCCGAACGCGACGGTGAGCTTCGAGAACCAGACGAGCAACGGCACGTCGGTGACCGTCGACTCGGTCAACACCAGCGAGGGTGGCTTCGTCGCGATTCACGACGCCTCGTTGCTTGACGGCAACGTGATCGGCAGCGTGATCGGCGTCTCGGAGTACGTCGAACCCGGCGAGGAGGAGAACCTGACGGTCGAACTGTTCGACGTGCCGGGAGCCGACTTCGGACAGGACGAACTGTCGGAAAACGGGACGCTGATCGCGATGCCGCACTTGGACACGAACGACAACGAGACGTACGACTTCGTCGCTACGAACGGGACCGCGGACGGCCCGTACGTGAACGACACGGGTAGTCCGGTCGTCGACGACGCCTCCGTGACCGTCGAATCCGAAGGGATGGTCGACGGGAACGAGACCGAGGCGGAGCCGAACGCGACGGTGAACTTCGAGAACCAGAGCACCGACGGCGCGACGGTGACCGTCGAATCGGTGAACACCAGCGACGGCGGCTTCGTCGCCATCCACGACGCCTCGTTGCTCGACGGCAACGTGATCGGCAGCGTGGTCGGCGTCTCGGAGTACGTCGAACCCGGCGAGGAGGAGACCGACCTCGAAATCGACCTGTTCGAGGTCCCGGGCGCTAACTTCACGGAAGACGAACTCGACGAGAACGGGACGCTGATCGCGATGCCGCATCTGGACACGAACGGCAACGAGACGTACGACTTCGTCGCCACGAACGCGTCGGAAGACGGCCCGTACGTGAACGACACGGGGAGCCCGGTCGTCGACGACGCCTTCGTGACCATCGAAGCTGCGGACGAGCCCGGTGACGACGACGCCGCGCCGGACGACGATGGCGTCGTCGACGGGAACGCGACCGATGACAACGCCACTGACGAGAACGTCACCGACGACGAACCCGTCACCGGTGACGACAACCTCACTGACGATGATAACGTAACCGACGGCGAGAACGTCACTGACGACGGGGACGTCGTCGACGGCGACAACGTGACCGACGACGGCGGCGTGACGGACGACAACGTCACCGACGACGGGAACGGGACGGACGACGGGAACGGAACGGACGGTCCGGCGGTGACCCTGATCGACGTCGCGTTCGACCGGGTCGCGGCTGGCCTGTTCGCGTAG
- a CDS encoding NUDIX hydrolase, whose amino-acid sequence MSADDGSAEGLTHENAGQDVIAVDADDNAEGLVNRLEAHTGDGIRHRAFTALVFDEDGNILLAQRSPDKRLWDTHWDGTVASHPVEGQTQKEATRQRLEEELGVTPDQYDDLHLTDKFEYKRYYENAGVEHEVCAVLQLTLTDTTLDPDAEEVAGLMWVPYERLHRNPQWYRQLRLCPWFEIAMRRDVE is encoded by the coding sequence ATGAGTGCCGACGACGGGTCCGCCGAGGGCCTGACGCACGAGAACGCGGGGCAGGACGTGATCGCCGTCGACGCCGACGACAACGCCGAGGGACTCGTCAACCGGCTGGAGGCACACACCGGCGACGGGATCCGCCACCGTGCCTTCACCGCGCTCGTCTTCGACGAGGACGGTAACATCCTGCTCGCCCAGCGCAGCCCGGACAAGCGACTCTGGGACACCCACTGGGACGGCACCGTCGCCTCCCACCCCGTCGAGGGACAGACCCAGAAGGAGGCGACCCGCCAGCGCCTGGAGGAGGAACTCGGCGTCACCCCCGACCAGTACGACGACCTGCACCTGACGGACAAGTTCGAGTACAAGCGCTACTACGAGAACGCCGGCGTCGAGCACGAGGTGTGTGCCGTCCTCCAGTTGACGCTGACCGACACGACGCTCGACCCGGACGCCGAGGAGGTCGCCGGCCTGATGTGGGTCCCCTACGAGCGCCTCCACCGGAACCCGCAGTGGTACCGCCAGCTCCGCCTCTGTCCCTGGTTCGAGATCGCCATGCGCCGCGACGTGGAATAG
- a CDS encoding DUF7853 family protein: MTETTADACAGTLDLTRSEQWVLHHAMLRELEAAADDGETEPWWAIAVLEQVESQGTLSLTCFEAWRVKRSLRTYADDAPARDVDAAEDVAGRLSAAYESPPLAAP; this comes from the coding sequence ATGACCGAGACGACGGCGGACGCCTGTGCCGGAACGCTCGACCTCACCCGGTCGGAACAGTGGGTCCTCCACCACGCGATGCTGCGGGAACTCGAAGCGGCGGCCGACGACGGCGAGACGGAGCCGTGGTGGGCGATCGCCGTCCTCGAACAGGTCGAGTCCCAGGGCACCCTGTCGCTGACGTGCTTCGAGGCGTGGCGGGTCAAGCGGTCGCTCCGGACGTACGCGGACGACGCGCCCGCCCGCGACGTCGACGCGGCCGAGGACGTCGCCGGCCGGCTGTCGGCGGCCTACGAGTCCCCGCCGCTGGCGGCGCCGTGA